A genomic segment from uncultured Marinifilum sp. encodes:
- a CDS encoding lysylphosphatidylglycerol synthase transmembrane domain-containing protein, with amino-acid sequence MSKSLKNIFQNTIGILIGGLFLFLTLREKPLAPVWESLANADYFFILLSFLCLFMVFYLRALRWKLLLEESGEKPKSNKVLTSILIGYFVNSFTPKFGEILRCTSLQKSSNIPISKSIGSLMAERAYDLLILGIGVFSLFLIELDRLQDMLNSTIGGISHIYGYRYLYVFPIVLLLIGILFIISLKKLKRSEKPIIKKIVGFLHTMFNSLKSGLLLQKRVKFITLTLLIWISLILLNYIYLLCLPDTSSYSISFAIVILFIGGLGWALPSPGGIGTTHFFLLQLFLAFQLDPNAGISFGILSNGLTFIGTIALGGYGYYRYWIEMKNEKK; translated from the coding sequence ATGAGCAAATCATTGAAAAATATTTTTCAAAATACAATTGGAATTCTAATTGGAGGCTTATTCTTATTTCTAACCCTAAGGGAAAAACCTCTGGCTCCTGTTTGGGAAAGTCTGGCTAATGCCGATTACTTTTTTATTCTACTTAGTTTCTTATGTTTATTTATGGTATTCTACTTAAGAGCATTACGTTGGAAACTATTACTAGAAGAATCAGGAGAAAAACCAAAATCCAATAAAGTTTTAACCTCTATTCTTATAGGTTATTTCGTTAATAGCTTTACCCCAAAATTTGGTGAGATATTACGTTGCACCTCCTTACAAAAAAGCTCTAACATACCTATTTCTAAATCAATAGGAAGCTTAATGGCCGAAAGAGCTTACGATCTTTTAATACTGGGAATAGGAGTCTTCTCATTATTTTTAATTGAATTGGATCGATTACAAGATATGTTAAATTCTACAATTGGAGGAATATCACACATTTACGGATATCGCTACCTATATGTGTTTCCTATTGTATTATTACTTATAGGCATATTATTTATTATTAGCCTTAAAAAGCTAAAGCGATCCGAAAAACCAATAATCAAAAAAATTGTTGGCTTCCTTCACACTATGTTTAACTCGCTTAAAAGCGGATTACTCTTACAAAAAAGAGTAAAATTTATTACTCTTACCCTATTAATATGGATAAGCCTTATCTTGCTAAATTACATATACCTTTTATGCCTGCCAGATACTTCTTCCTATTCAATATCCTTTGCAATTGTAATATTATTTATTGGAGGATTGGGATGGGCATTACCTAGTCCTGGAGGAATTGGTACCACCCACTTTTTCTTATTGCAATTATTTTTAGCTTTTCAGCTAGATCCAAATGCAGGCATTAGTTTTGGGATTTTATCAAACGGACTTACTTTTATTGGTACAATTGCCTTGGGCGGATATGGATATTACAGATATTGGATTGAAATGAAAAATGAGAAAAAATAA
- a CDS encoding FecR domain-containing protein, producing the protein MKENKQHINEQILLSILNQKASENDLKTFQKWMDSDPENKEYFDKIRKIWNKSEEIQVFNNIDVDADWELVQAKKASKSKVRKLKYILRFAASIVILVGLSFIFLYETTPGFGKLAQQKTETQKNQLVLDDGTQVHLNKKSRLVYPNHFNSKTRNVKLEGEAYFQVKKNPSKPFIITSGNAIIEVLGTAFNVRNDENGRTIVTVNSGKVSLTNRKTKKLVYLTKGEKGILYDSIISESVNNELNFDAWKTGVLRFRKTPLPLVLKYIENYYGIKITNKCKRINTLNFNSTFNNESIDSVISELELQLNVKTVKRGKHLIISEKIN; encoded by the coding sequence ATGAAAGAAAACAAACAACATATAAACGAGCAAATTTTGCTGAGTATTTTAAATCAGAAAGCTTCGGAAAATGATTTGAAAACATTCCAAAAATGGATGGATTCAGATCCTGAAAACAAAGAATATTTTGATAAAATACGTAAGATTTGGAATAAGAGTGAAGAAATTCAGGTCTTTAATAATATTGATGTTGATGCCGATTGGGAATTAGTACAAGCCAAAAAAGCCTCTAAAAGTAAAGTCAGAAAATTAAAATATATTTTGCGCTTTGCTGCGAGTATCGTAATTCTAGTAGGTTTAAGTTTTATCTTTTTATATGAAACTACACCGGGCTTTGGAAAATTGGCACAACAAAAAACAGAAACACAAAAAAACCAGCTTGTTTTAGATGATGGAACACAAGTGCATTTAAACAAAAAAAGCAGACTTGTATATCCAAATCATTTTAATTCAAAAACAAGAAATGTAAAATTGGAAGGCGAAGCCTATTTTCAGGTAAAAAAGAATCCTTCCAAACCATTTATAATTACTTCGGGAAATGCGATTATTGAAGTACTTGGTACCGCCTTTAATGTTCGCAACGATGAGAATGGAAGAACCATAGTTACTGTTAATTCAGGAAAAGTAAGTTTAACCAATCGAAAAACTAAAAAGCTTGTTTACCTAACAAAAGGTGAAAAGGGCATATTGTACGATTCGATTATTAGCGAATCGGTTAACAATGAGCTTAATTTCGATGCCTGGAAAACTGGAGTTCTTAGATTTAGAAAAACACCATTGCCTTTAGTATTAAAATATATTGAAAACTATTATGGTATTAAAATCACTAATAAATGCAAGCGAATTAATACCCTTAATTTTAACAGTACATTTAATAACGAAAGTATTGATAGTGTGATATCTGAACTAGAATTGCAGCTAAATGTAAAAACAGTAAAAAGGGGGAAACATCTCATCATTTCTGAGAAAATAAACTAA
- a CDS encoding DEAD/DEAH box helicase, with translation MKFNQYSFSPDIKKNLETLGFKRPTDIQYKAIPPIVRGEDVLAIAQTGTGKTAAFAIPIIDKIHKNKKSKRSNDIKCVVMVPTRELAIQITEVFQEIAKHTKVNCISLFGGVEQDPQIEKLRNGVDILISTPGRMFDLSSQGYIHLDRVETLVLDEADHMLDLGFIKDIQDLIRYLPKNRQTLFFSATITPKIKKLAYSLVRKAIRIQISPKDPVSRNVEHSLVYINMDDKRFFLERMAKEHEESKILVFVRTKVRAERVHKAMERVGIKTQTIHGDREQKDRLVAMKAFKSGEVKILIATDVSARGIDIPNVDYVVNYDLPDVPENYVHRVGRTGRGVQKGVAISFCCQNTEKELLNDIHEYLGGEIQVMDIDHSEYSATIDFSEDYSKSLKELMDEADDFMENSKKKKSKKRKK, from the coding sequence ATGAAATTTAATCAATATAGCTTTTCTCCAGATATCAAGAAAAATCTTGAAACACTCGGATTTAAAAGACCTACAGATATTCAATACAAAGCCATTCCGCCAATTGTAAGAGGTGAAGATGTACTGGCTATTGCACAAACCGGTACAGGAAAAACCGCAGCTTTTGCAATTCCTATTATCGATAAAATTCATAAAAATAAAAAAAGCAAACGCAGCAACGATATTAAATGCGTGGTAATGGTTCCCACAAGAGAACTAGCCATTCAAATTACAGAAGTGTTTCAGGAAATTGCAAAACATACAAAAGTAAATTGCATAAGTCTTTTTGGAGGTGTAGAACAAGATCCTCAAATTGAAAAACTTCGCAATGGGGTCGACATTTTAATTTCAACTCCAGGTAGAATGTTCGATTTAAGTAGTCAGGGATATATTCATCTCGATAGAGTTGAAACTCTTGTTTTAGATGAAGCCGACCACATGTTAGATCTTGGATTTATTAAAGACATTCAGGATTTAATAAGATACTTACCTAAAAACAGACAAACTCTGTTTTTTTCGGCTACCATTACACCAAAAATTAAAAAATTAGCCTATTCGCTAGTTCGAAAAGCAATTCGCATACAAATTTCACCTAAAGATCCTGTTTCCAGAAACGTGGAACATTCTTTAGTTTATATAAATATGGACGATAAGCGTTTCTTTTTGGAACGAATGGCTAAAGAACACGAAGAAAGTAAAATACTTGTGTTTGTAAGAACAAAAGTACGTGCCGAAAGAGTACACAAAGCAATGGAACGCGTTGGAATTAAAACACAAACCATTCATGGCGATCGAGAGCAAAAAGATAGACTTGTTGCCATGAAAGCTTTTAAATCTGGTGAAGTAAAAATTCTTATTGCCACCGACGTAAGTGCACGTGGTATTGATATACCAAATGTTGACTACGTTGTAAATTACGATTTACCTGATGTACCCGAAAACTATGTACACAGAGTAGGTAGAACTGGTCGTGGTGTTCAAAAGGGAGTAGCTATTTCTTTCTGTTGTCAGAATACAGAAAAAGAATTACTTAATGATATTCATGAATATTTAGGAGGTGAAATACAGGTAATGGATATCGATCATAGCGAATATTCTGCTACCATCGATTTCTCAGAAGATTATTCCAAAAGTTTAAAAGAACTAATGGATGAAGCCGATGATTTTATGGAAAATTCAAAAAAGAAAAAATCAAAAAAAAGAAAAAAATAA
- a CDS encoding DUF3575 domain-containing protein, which translates to MKNKFVLIAFIVLLGSSFANAQKTVVKAKMLSRLVRTGSFFVEHQLNNNSNLQLGLLYTGKTWDDTKIRGWGITLEYRFYLSDSPAPDGFFIAPYAPYLHFNLENEAKDKSKMNGLEAGITLGIAF; encoded by the coding sequence ATGAAAAATAAATTTGTACTTATAGCTTTTATTGTACTACTTGGCAGTTCATTCGCAAATGCTCAAAAAACAGTAGTTAAAGCAAAAATGCTAAGTCGGTTGGTACGCACCGGATCGTTCTTTGTGGAACATCAGTTAAACAATAACAGTAATTTACAATTGGGCCTGTTATATACTGGAAAAACCTGGGATGATACTAAAATAAGAGGTTGGGGAATTACGCTCGAATATAGGTTTTATCTTTCCGATTCGCCTGCTCCCGATGGCTTTTTTATTGCTCCTTATGCACCTTATTTGCATTTTAATTTAGAAAATGAAGCTAAGGATAAATCAAAAATGAATGGATTAGAGGCTGGCATCACTCTAGGCATCGCATTTTAA
- a CDS encoding DUF4249 domain-containing protein gives MNCFKYLICLLPFILLYSCEEEENVPKAKGEPILTINSLTGVDSLVQINLSMSTDIYEENQYITDAIITLYKNEQILGELNHKTKGIYEFPDYHLESQTNYQISVIHPKFKELKANTTTPNKIRINKVSQVNNSENGRTTFTLNFTDNPRQNNYYMILVKGVSVDISQLLEYYSNDIVFEGNLAINETGFEQNMLQGSKSFSDENFKNSEINISFYLLNNEISKDISEYKIELYHLSEDYYNYERSYVAIENRDDLPFYNKTKLYSNIKGAFGIFSSYSLDYKTLSKQ, from the coding sequence ATGAATTGTTTTAAATATTTAATCTGTTTACTTCCATTTATACTACTCTATTCTTGCGAAGAAGAAGAAAATGTACCTAAAGCCAAAGGAGAACCAATTTTAACAATAAATTCTTTAACTGGAGTTGATAGTTTGGTACAAATTAATCTCTCTATGAGTACTGATATATATGAAGAAAACCAATATATTACAGATGCAATAATTACCCTTTACAAAAACGAACAAATTTTAGGTGAACTAAATCACAAAACAAAAGGTATTTACGAATTTCCTGATTACCATTTAGAAAGTCAAACAAACTATCAGATATCTGTAATTCATCCCAAGTTTAAAGAGCTAAAAGCAAACACCACTACTCCCAATAAAATTAGAATAAATAAAGTATCTCAAGTCAATAATTCTGAAAATGGAAGAACTACTTTTACTCTTAATTTTACAGATAATCCTAGGCAAAACAATTACTATATGATTCTTGTAAAAGGAGTGTCAGTAGATATAAGTCAACTGCTCGAATATTACAGCAACGATATAGTATTTGAAGGAAATCTGGCAATAAATGAAACTGGTTTTGAACAAAATATGCTTCAGGGAAGTAAAAGCTTTTCTGATGAAAACTTTAAAAATTCCGAAATTAATATTTCTTTCTACTTATTAAATAATGAAATTTCTAAGGATATTTCTGAATATAAAATTGAACTGTATCATCTTTCTGAAGACTACTATAATTATGAAAGATCGTATGTAGCTATTGAAAACAGAGACGATTTGCCATTTTATAATAAGACCAAGCTATACTCAAATATTAAAGGAGCTTTTGGAATTTTTAGCAGCTATTCTTTAGATTATAAAACACTTTCGAAACAATAA
- a CDS encoding RNA polymerase sigma-70 factor — translation MTNSLQSKSVELLTEKRIEELFKEHYSVLTAYAHKFLSDLDDSREIVQSVFVNLIDHKNSVKIHTSAKAHLYTCVRNACLNSIKRKNTHAKHHDNIRYLNSDIGIGADKILEQTELEYALYMAIDELPEQCQRIFKMNRFEGFTNQEIADKLEISKRTVETQISKALKTLRNKIGPMLTSLLILYFLKEM, via the coding sequence ATGACAAACTCACTACAAAGCAAATCGGTAGAATTGCTCACAGAAAAAAGGATTGAAGAACTGTTTAAAGAACATTATTCTGTATTAACAGCTTATGCTCACAAATTTCTTTCGGATTTAGATGATTCGCGCGAAATTGTCCAAAGTGTATTCGTTAATCTAATTGATCACAAAAACTCTGTAAAAATTCATACATCAGCGAAAGCTCATTTGTATACTTGTGTAAGAAACGCCTGCTTAAACAGCATAAAAAGAAAAAACACACATGCCAAACATCACGATAATATCAGATATTTGAATTCGGACATTGGTATTGGAGCCGATAAAATACTGGAACAAACAGAATTAGAATATGCCCTATATATGGCTATTGATGAGTTACCTGAACAATGCCAGCGTATTTTTAAAATGAATCGATTCGAAGGGTTTACCAATCAGGAAATTGCCGATAAATTAGAAATATCAAAACGTACGGTTGAAACACAAATAAGCAAAGCATTAAAAACATTGCGCAATAAAATTGGTCCTATGCTTACCAGCTTACTCATTTTATACTTTCTAAAAGAAATGTAA
- a CDS encoding TonB-dependent receptor: MVKHIFTLLLLIISLSSYCQNINLQQEIKLQKSNFLLSELLDEITKQSNAQFSFTSELNTNKYIQLDDSVATIKSILNRSVNNKSFKIQSKGNKIFIVSIPPNKRKYRISGYISDEESGEILINATIANVNNFTGTVSNNFGFYSLSLKNNTHLLQFSFVGYEEVLLDIELERDTSINIALKPKTVLQEVQVTANNKANNINHLFVSSNSIQGKNMKQTGVFGENDLFQNLLHLPGVQNSNEGLGGLNIRNGSSDQNLILLDDVPVYYSSHLMGLYSVFNQDAIKQVKIVKGGFPAHYGGRVSSVLDIRMKDGNTKKLKGSYSLGLLTAKFNLNGPIKKEKTTFNLSIRRTYLDLLVNGILEMADSDVKAGYYFGDLNWKIVHRFSQRDKLYFSSYWGGDLAKVKNTEDISSNIREKTRNKLGWGNFTNSLRWNHVYNNHLFGNTSLILSKYTFLLKNKRSEKTDVSDYKENYNYEFKSGIRDFSFKTEFDFIPDYKHYMKFGLEASLHHTKPGSESLKNTELNNTDITNNQLIKSKEINLFGECQIRFGKKLLVNMGTRWSSFIVENTYYSTLEPRLNSQYFINPKWSITGSFSQMTQYLHLLRTSSLSLPTDLWFPVTKKIKPIDSFQYTGGTHYTFNKSIKLSIEFYHKLNRNLLDLKETSYFQNITDDWENLVESGKGWSKGMEIGLSKNQGKTNGNISYTLSQSRVKYNGINGGKSYASPYDRRHNFSIQINQFVNKKIKCSAYWTYGTGVPATLSTSYITTFSPYNPNLSQIKPTFSERNSYRLPDYHRLDFSISFTKKKKHGIRSWDISIYNFYNRKNTSYMYVSSKNSSNKAYQLKKVNLFSFIPSISYSYKF; this comes from the coding sequence ATGGTAAAACATATTTTTACTCTTTTACTACTAATCATCTCTCTTTCATCCTACTGTCAGAACATTAATTTGCAGCAAGAAATCAAGCTCCAAAAAAGCAACTTTTTGTTATCAGAATTATTAGATGAAATTACAAAACAAAGTAATGCACAATTTAGCTTTACCAGCGAATTAAATACTAATAAATACATTCAACTTGATGATTCTGTTGCTACAATTAAAAGCATTCTAAATCGATCTGTTAACAACAAATCTTTTAAAATTCAATCGAAAGGAAATAAAATTTTCATTGTTTCTATTCCTCCAAACAAAAGAAAATATCGAATTAGCGGATACATTAGCGATGAAGAATCTGGAGAAATACTGATAAATGCCACAATTGCAAACGTGAATAACTTTACAGGAACCGTAAGTAACAACTTTGGTTTTTACAGTTTAAGCCTTAAAAACAATACTCATTTACTGCAATTTTCATTTGTTGGTTACGAAGAAGTTTTACTGGATATTGAACTGGAACGAGATACTAGTATTAACATAGCCTTAAAACCAAAAACGGTACTTCAAGAAGTACAAGTAACAGCTAATAATAAGGCAAATAATATTAATCACTTATTTGTAAGCTCTAATTCCATTCAGGGAAAAAATATGAAACAGACTGGTGTTTTCGGTGAGAACGATTTATTTCAAAATTTACTTCACTTACCTGGAGTTCAAAATAGTAACGAAGGTCTTGGTGGTTTAAATATACGCAATGGTTCTTCCGATCAAAACCTCATACTTTTAGATGATGTTCCCGTTTATTATTCTTCTCACCTAATGGGTCTCTACTCTGTTTTTAATCAGGATGCAATTAAACAGGTAAAAATCGTTAAAGGCGGATTTCCTGCTCATTATGGCGGCAGAGTTTCTTCTGTTTTAGACATTAGAATGAAGGATGGAAATACAAAAAAATTAAAAGGAAGTTATAGCCTGGGACTACTTACTGCTAAATTCAACCTTAATGGCCCAATTAAAAAAGAAAAAACAACTTTTAATTTATCTATTAGAAGAACTTATCTTGATTTGCTGGTGAATGGAATTTTAGAAATGGCAGATAGTGATGTAAAAGCAGGATACTATTTTGGAGACCTAAATTGGAAAATTGTACACCGATTTTCGCAACGCGATAAACTTTACTTTAGCTCTTATTGGGGAGGAGATTTAGCTAAGGTGAAAAATACTGAAGACATTTCATCAAACATCAGAGAAAAAACAAGAAATAAACTTGGTTGGGGAAATTTCACAAATTCCCTGCGCTGGAATCATGTTTACAACAATCATCTGTTTGGAAATACAAGTTTAATACTTAGCAAATACACCTTTCTACTAAAAAATAAACGAAGCGAAAAAACAGATGTTTCCGATTATAAAGAAAATTACAATTACGAATTTAAATCAGGCATTAGAGACTTCTCGTTTAAAACAGAATTTGATTTTATTCCCGACTATAAACACTATATGAAATTTGGACTGGAAGCATCCTTACACCACACAAAACCAGGCAGCGAATCTCTAAAAAACACAGAACTTAACAATACTGATATCACAAACAACCAACTTATTAAATCGAAAGAAATTAATTTATTTGGCGAATGCCAAATTAGGTTTGGCAAAAAATTATTGGTTAATATGGGAACTCGCTGGAGTAGTTTTATTGTGGAAAACACTTATTATTCTACTCTGGAGCCCAGATTAAATTCACAATATTTTATCAATCCAAAATGGTCGATTACAGGTAGTTTCTCACAAATGACTCAGTATCTTCATCTGCTTAGAACAAGTTCTCTAAGTTTACCAACAGACTTGTGGTTCCCAGTTACAAAAAAAATTAAACCCATCGATTCTTTTCAATACACGGGTGGTACACATTATACTTTTAATAAATCTATTAAATTAAGCATAGAGTTTTACCACAAATTGAACCGTAACTTATTAGACCTTAAAGAAACTTCCTATTTCCAGAATATTACTGATGATTGGGAAAACCTAGTTGAAAGTGGCAAAGGCTGGAGTAAAGGAATGGAAATAGGTTTAAGTAAAAATCAAGGAAAAACAAATGGTAATATATCCTATACACTTTCCCAATCGAGAGTAAAATACAATGGAATAAATGGTGGAAAATCTTATGCCTCTCCCTACGATCGCCGTCATAATTTTTCAATTCAAATCAATCAATTTGTAAATAAAAAAATAAAATGTTCGGCATACTGGACTTATGGAACTGGCGTTCCTGCTACATTATCAACATCTTACATCACAACATTTTCACCCTATAATCCTAATCTTTCTCAAATTAAACCCACCTTTTCAGAAAGAAATTCCTATAGGCTCCCCGATTATCATCGCCTTGATTTCTCAATTAGTTTTACTAAAAAGAAAAAACACGGAATAAGATCATGGGATATAAGCATTTATAACTTTTACAATCGAAAAAACACTAGCTATATGTATGTTTCCAGTAAAAATTCATCTAATAAGGCTTACCAATTAAAGAAAGTCAACCTTTTTTCTTTTATTCCAAGCATTAGCTATTCTTATAAATTTTAA
- a CDS encoding DUF819 family protein translates to MQSFISPDNNIVLFFVITGAAAFGIYSEHKKWFGKLSGILVTMISMSLLAMAGVVPVASNPNIKVEVYELVFSYFIPISIPMLLFSSNIVKIVKESGKLLVAYILGAIGIIIGCFIAFGLIGLGPDSGKTAGVIAATLIGGSVNFIAAAEALNFSTNPLFTATIAVDNFVSNLYTLFLFLTPSLLFLSRFFVKPKKENQIEEVHEDKEMFPITMERIAVSVFIAALIAGLGSLIAPLLQNLFKTDINLSILIITLLAVLAANLFPKLLRPLEDTAFSLGLWMMYVFLAVIGAATNIQQIFTIGPAVLGFYLTIMAFHFVFLLALAKLFKLDVYEVVISSAANIMGPSVAAPMAASMGQKKLVTPGILVGILGYVIGTFIGVSIAIYLS, encoded by the coding sequence ATGCAATCTTTTATCTCTCCCGACAATAACATTGTATTGTTTTTTGTGATTACAGGAGCTGCAGCCTTTGGTATTTATTCCGAACACAAAAAATGGTTCGGTAAATTATCAGGGATTTTAGTTACCATGATATCTATGTCATTATTAGCAATGGCTGGAGTTGTTCCTGTTGCCTCAAATCCAAATATAAAAGTAGAAGTTTACGAGCTTGTTTTTTCCTACTTTATTCCTATTTCTATTCCAATGCTGCTATTTAGCTCTAATATTGTAAAAATTGTAAAAGAAAGTGGTAAACTTTTGGTTGCCTATATACTGGGTGCAATTGGAATTATTATTGGTTGTTTTATTGCATTCGGATTAATTGGTTTAGGACCCGATTCGGGAAAAACTGCCGGCGTAATTGCAGCTACATTAATTGGAGGAAGCGTTAACTTTATCGCAGCAGCCGAAGCTCTTAATTTTAGCACTAACCCATTATTTACAGCAACCATTGCTGTCGATAATTTTGTATCTAATCTTTACACTTTATTTTTGTTTTTAACTCCTTCGCTCCTATTCCTTTCCAGATTTTTCGTTAAACCTAAAAAAGAAAATCAAATTGAAGAAGTACATGAAGATAAAGAGATGTTCCCAATTACAATGGAACGAATTGCAGTATCGGTATTTATTGCAGCTTTAATAGCTGGTTTAGGCAGTCTTATTGCACCCCTTCTGCAAAATCTATTCAAAACCGATATTAATCTAAGCATTCTAATTATTACACTTTTGGCCGTATTAGCAGCCAATTTATTCCCTAAACTATTGCGTCCGCTCGAAGATACCGCATTTTCGCTTGGTTTATGGATGATGTATGTATTTTTAGCAGTAATTGGTGCAGCAACCAATATACAGCAAATATTTACAATTGGACCTGCCGTATTAGGATTTTATCTTACCATAATGGCTTTTCATTTTGTATTTTTATTAGCCTTAGCTAAGCTATTTAAATTGGATGTTTACGAGGTAGTTATTTCGTCGGCGGCAAATATTATGGGCCCATCTGTTGCAGCTCCAATGGCTGCATCTATGGGACAAAAGAAATTGGTAACTCCAGGAATTTTAGTTGGAATACTAGGATATGTAATTGGAACTTTTATAGGCGTTTCAATTGCCATTTATCTCTCTTAG
- a CDS encoding DUF5655 domain-containing protein encodes MSWICAKCKRVLPSPNRYHSCYVTNKESHTAKMNAKILETFELLLSYLNTFENIEIIYLKTCIQFKTKATFLSLYPRKDRLELEYQLNKEEDQFPVHKCIRISKNRVLHRLAIADCEDIDEQLKIWIRDAYWTIRKK; translated from the coding sequence ATGAGTTGGATATGCGCAAAATGTAAAAGAGTTCTGCCCTCACCCAATCGGTATCATTCTTGTTATGTTACTAATAAGGAAAGCCATACAGCTAAAATGAACGCAAAAATATTAGAAACATTTGAGCTATTACTCTCCTATTTAAATACCTTCGAAAACATAGAAATTATATATCTTAAAACTTGTATTCAATTTAAAACCAAAGCCACATTTTTATCTCTTTATCCAAGAAAAGACCGTTTAGAATTAGAATATCAGTTAAATAAAGAAGAAGATCAATTTCCTGTTCATAAATGTATCAGAATTTCTAAAAACAGAGTCTTACATAGATTAGCCATTGCCGATTGTGAGGATATAGACGAACAACTTAAAATCTGGATTAGGGATGCTTACTGGACAATTAGAAAAAAATAA